The nucleotide sequence CCGGCGGCCGCGGCGAGGACGCCGCCGGGCAGGCCGTCGTCGTCGCTCGGGGCGGTGCCGCCGTCGATGCCGCCGGAGGTGCGGGCGGTCGCGGCGACGTCGAGGACGACGGGGTCGGACGGCTCGGAGGTGAGGTCGTCCACCGCCTGGGTGGCGACGACGACGTGGCGGCCGGCGGGCAGCGGGGCGTCCAGCCGGAGCGTCCACGCGCCGTCGGCGCCGGCCTCGGCGTGCAGCTCCGGCGCGGCGGTGACGTCCGCCTCGGCGTCCGCGACGCGCACCGTCACGGCGGCGCCCGGGATGCCGGCGCCGCTGAGCGTGCCGGCGTCGGTGACGGAGATCCGGCCGAGCGGCGCGCTCACCACCGGCGCCCTCGGCGCGACGCCCACGTCGGCGACCGTGACGGAGGCGGCGGCCTCCGCGTCGGAGCCGGCTCCGGTCTCGGATCCGCCGGACTCCCCGGTCCCGGCGCCGGGCGACGCCGCGGCCGTCCCGGCCGAGTCCATGTCGGCGGCGGCGTCGAGCTCTTGCGTCAGCACCGCGTCGAACCGGCCGGCCGGGCGGGCCGGTTCGGCGCGCAGCGACCACGTGCCGTCGTCGCCGACGGTGGTGCGGGCCAGCTCCTCGCCGCCGACGGTGAGCGAGACGCCGGCGCCGGGCTGGCCGGTGCCCTCGAAGGCGAGCCGCCCGTCCGGGCTGACGTGGCCGGGCGCGGGCCAGCTCACGCCGAGGCCGGCCTGCTCGGCGACCTCGAACTCGCCGGTGGCCTCGTCGGAGGTGACGGCGCGGTCGCCGGTCGCCGGCCGGAGCGAGGTGGTCGCCGTATAGGAATGGTGGCCGGGTTCGAGCGGCTCCGCGACCGGCACGCTCCAGCGGCCGGTCGGGCCGACCGGCGCCGCCAGCTCCGGCCCGTCCTCGATCCGGACGGTCACGGTGGCGCCGGCCGCGGCGTCGGCCGTCCCGGTGATGGTCGGCGTGGGGCCGGTGGTGGCGTCGTCGGCGGGCGCGGTGACCTCCGGCTCGCCGACCCTGACGGCCAGCTCCCAGTCCGAGCCGTAGAGCGACTCGACGGAGGCGGCGCCGGTGAGCGCGTACCCGACGCTGAGGTCGTCGCCGGCCGCGGCCGGGTCGCCGTCGGCGCAGGACGGGCCGGGCCAGGTCGAGCCGGAGCTCAGCCCGAGCGCGTACGTCCCGACGGTGACGGCGCCGCCGCTGTCGCCGGGCAGCACGCAGGCGTCGAACAGGAAGCCGGTCACGGACTGGCCGCTCACCGGCACGGTGGTCTGGGCGTCGAGGACGTGCCCGCAGGTCCAGCCCGACGCGACGCCGGCCGCGCAGACCGGCGCGCCGGTGACGGCGCCGATCGAGTCGTGGACGGCGAGCGCGGGCTCGTCGCCGGCGCCCGGGCTCCAGCCGGCCACCTCGGGCCGCACGTCACCGTCGACGGAGATCAGCGCGGCGTCGTGCCCGTCGCCGAAGGTGACGCTGTCGGGGACGTACTCGCCGAGCGGGTCGCCGATCAGGCCGGGCCACATCACCGGGCCGCCGGACAGCGGGGCGTCCGGCGCGAGCTCGTCGACGCCGGACCCCTGGGTGCCGCAGTGCCCGGCGGTGAGCAGCAGCGGCTCGCCATCGGCGTCGGCGCCCGCGAAGGCGGTGGAACAGTGGTAGTCGGCGAGCGGGCCGCGGACGGCGGCACCGGCGCCGCCGCGGTGGTCGTCGTCGCTGCGCGCCGAGAGCCGCACCTGGCCGACCGGCTCGCCGCGGACCTCCGCGCCGACGGCGACGACCCGCTCGTCCTCGCGGTCGATGTAGGCGAGCTTGTCCTGCGCGCGGGCGGCGGACAGCGCGTCGGTCAGGACGTCGCCGACCTGCACCTGCGCGCCGGCCGTGCGGGCGACGATCGCCGCGCCGCGGTCGGTGACGGCGACGTGCAGCGTCTGGCCGTCCAGCCAGGCCGAACGGACGACGTCGCCGAGCGAGCCGACGACCTCGCCGGCCAGCCGCGCGGCCGCCGCCGTCGCGAGGTACTCCTCGGGCGACTGGCCCAGGTCGCGGCGGACCGCCTCGGTCAGGCCGGCCGGCAACTGTGCGGCGCGGTCGGCGAAGTCGGACGGGTCGAAGGCGCGCATCCGGACGTCGGGCGCGACGGGGGTGGTGTCGACCTCGAGGCCCGATGCGGGCACGGCGAGCGCGCCACCGGCGGCCGCGAGCGCGGCGACGGTGCCGAGGGTGCAACGCAGCCGGCGGCCGAACGATGTGTTCACCGGCGTCCCGCTTCCCCTCCGACCGAAGTCCCCAGACCGGATGAACCGGTCGAATCGCTGATCAGCGGCCGTTCGGCCGCTTCGCCGGTCGAGGTTACCCACGGGAAACCCAGCAGCGCTGTTGATGTGTCAGGAATCACCCGTACGGGCGACCCGGCATCGGCCTGGTCGACCCGATCCTGCCGGCCATCTCCAGCGACCTGGACGCCACGCCGAGCCAGGTAACGCTGCTGTTCACCAGCTATCTCGTGGTCACCGCGGTGGCGATGCTGGTCGCGAACTGGGTGTCCAGCCGCATCGGCGCCAAGCGGACGCTGATCGCCGGGCTCGCGCTCTTCGTGGTGTTCGCCGCGCTGGCGGCGTTCGCCGCGGGCAAACTGTCGAGGCCACCACCGTGCACGTGCCGTTCTTCCTGGCCGCGGAGCCGTCCGGGTCCGACGGGGTGATCGTCAACGACGGTTCACGGGTGTGACGGCGCCGGCTGCTGGCCCTCGAGCTCGAACGTCAGCTCGTCGGCGTAGCAGTACCACCAGTCCTCGCCCGGCTCGTACGAGCGGATGATCGGGTGGTCGGCGTGGTCGTGCGCGTGCGCCGTGGCGTGCTTGCCCGGCGAGCTGTTGCAGCAGCCCACGTGGCCGCAGGCCATGCAGAGCCGCAGATGCACCCAGCGGCCGCCGTCGCGCAGGCACTCGTCGCAGCCGGCGCCCGACGGCGTCACCTCGGCGACGGTGTCCAGGTGCGTGCAGGTCCTCATGGCGGTCATGTTCTCACGCGGCACCGACGGCGAGGGCGGCCAGTCCGGCGCCGGTCAGCTCGGCCCGGACGATGCGCAGCGCGAACTCCCGGTCCGCGCGATCGCCCGCGGGATCGAGGAGCTCCGCGGCGAACTCGGTGAGGTCGGCCAGCGCCCGGACGGTGCGGTAATAGGACAGCCGGTCCGGATCGACGTCGACCGCGCCGTACCCCTCGGCGAACCGGCCCAGCTCCCACTCGCCGACCGGCGCGTAGCCCGGTAGCCCGCCGACGACGAACATCAGGTCGCGCTCTGGCGGGGCCAGCGTCGCGTCGTCCCAGTCGATCAGCCAGACCGCGTCGTCGTCGCCGGCCAGCACGTTGCCCAGGTGGGCGTCGGTGTGGCAGACGACCGCGCGGGCCGGCCGGTCGCGCAGCCGGGCGCCCAGCACGGCGGCCTGGACGGTCAGTGCGCCGAGCAGCTCCACGCCGTCGCGCCAGGCGGCGGCCAGCCCGCGGACCAGGTCATCGCCGGAGCCGTCGCCGGCCAGTCGCGCGGTCACCGCCGCCGTGGCCGCCAGCACCGCGTCCGGCCGGTGCTCCTCGACCGGCAGCTCGCGCGCGACGACGTCCGCCGCCGACACCGCGTGCACGCGCGCGAGCAGTGCGCCGAACGCCGTCCACTGCCCCGGCGACAGGCCGGCGTCGACGGCGCGGACGTCGGACACCCACGGCTGCAGCGACAGCCGGCGCCCGTCGCGCTCGGACCAGAGCCCGCCGTCGAGCGCGCGGACCGGAGCCGGCACCCCGTCGACGCCCAGCGACGCCAGCCGGTCGGGCAGCAGCAGGCCGGCCGCCGAGCCGCCGCCGCTCCACTTCACCGCGTACCGCGTGTCGCCGGCGCGGACCATCCAGACCGCGGCCGCCGCGTCGGCGCCGTGGCCGACCGGCGTCACCTCGCCGGGCACGACACCGAAGTCGGCAACGATCCAGTCGCGCAGCTCGGCGGCCGTCAACCGGCGACCACCGTCGGCTCGTGCCGGACCGGCATCCGCACCGACGACGCCAGGAAGCACAGCTCGTGCGCCCGCTCGTGCAGCGCCACGGCCTGCTCGACCATCGAGGCGTCGGCGACAGTGACGACCGGACGCAGCACGACCTCGGTGAACGCGCCGCCGCCGTCGGGCGTCGTCTCCATCGTGCCGCCGGCGGTGTCCTCGTAGCCGGTCACGACCACGCCGGCCACGGCGCACAGGTGCAGGTACTGCAGCAGGTGGCACTCCGAGAGCGCGGCGACGAACAGCAGCTCCGGGTTCCAGCGGTCCGCCTCGCCGCGGAACGCCGGGTCCGAGCTGGCCGCGAGCACCGGCCGTCCGTCGGCCACGAGGTCGTGCGAGCGGGAGTAGCCGCGGTACGACGCGGTGCCGGTGCCCTGGTTCCCGGTCCAGCGGACGGTGGTCGTGTACTGGTGCCTTGTCATCGGCGCTCCTCGAAGGGTGACTACGCTGCGAGCATGACAGGCTCCCGCGTGGTCGCCGTCGGCCACCACCAGCCCGACCGCGTGCTCACCAATGCCGAGCTGGCCACCATGGTCGACACCAGCGACGAGTGGATCCGCTCCCGGGTGGGCATCGAGACCCGCCACATCGCCGCCGACGACGAGACCGTCGACGCCATGGCCGCCCAAGCGGCGGCGAAGGCGCTGGCCAACGCCGGCCTCGCGCCCACCGACATCGACTACCTCGTCGTCGCGACCTGCACCGCCATCGACCGGTCGCCGAACATGGCCGCCCGGGTCGCGCAGCGGCTGGGCATGACGACGCCGGCCGCCATCGACGTCAACACGGCCTGCTCCGGGTTCACCCACGCGCTGGCCACCGCCGACCACGCGATCCGGGCCGGCGCCGCCACCCGCGCGCTGGTGATCGGGTCGGAGAAGCTGACCGACTTCACCGACTGGACCGACCGCTCGACCTGCGTGCTGGTCGGCGACGGCGCCGGCGCGGTCGTGCTGGTGGCCGCCGACGAGGCCGAGGTCGGCCCCGTGACGTGGGGCTCGGTGCCGGAGATGTCGAACGCGGTGCGCATCGAGGGCCGGCCCGGCACGTTCGGCCAGGAGGGCCAGGCGGTGTTCCGCTGGGCCACCACCGAGCTGCCGCGCATCGCCCGGCTGGTCTGCGAGCGCAGTGGCGTCGCGCCCGAGGACCTCGGCGGCGTGGTCCTGCACCAGGCCAACCTGCGCATCATCGAGCCGCTGGCCAAGCGCCTCGGCGCGGTGAACGCCGTCGTCGCCCGCGACGTCGTCGAGTCGGGCAACACGTCGGCGGCGAGCATCCCGATCGCGCTGTCCAAGCTGGTCGAGCGGCGCGAGGTGCCGGCCGGCGCGCCGGTCCTGCTGTTCGGGTTCGGCGGCGGGCTGTCCTATGCGGGCCTGGTCATCCGCTGCCCGTAGCGGGGCGATCGATGCGGTAGACGAAGTGGAGCGGGTCGTCGGCGGGGTTGTCCGGCTCCATCGGGCCCTCGGCGACCCGGCCGAAGCCGGCCTTCTCCAGCGCCCGCCACGACGCGGTGTTGGCGGCGACGACGGCGACGAGGACGGCCGGCACGTCCGAACGGATGGCCCAGGTGTCGACCACGACCGCGCGGATCATCTCTGTGCCTAGGCCGCGGCCGACGCGCGCGGGGTCGCCGACCAGGTAGTCGATGGTGACCGCGCCGTCCGGCACTTCGGTCAGCGCGGCGAACTCGTCCTCATATTCTGCGAAGTCGGCCAGCCGCGACCGCTGCACCAGCCCGACCGGCGCGCCGTCGACCAGGGCGAGCAGGTCCTCGCCCGGCTCGGTGCCGTCGGTGGTGCCGCCGAAGTCGCGTTCCAGTGCCTCGGGCGTGGTCTCGTGGTTCCACCACCGGGCGACGTGCGGCCGGTCCAGCCAGCGGTGCAGCAGCGGGAAGTCGGCGCGGGTCAGCGGCCGGAACATGATCGTCACGGCCGCAGCCACGCCCTGGACCAGGCGTCGTCGGCGCACCGGTCGCGTAGCGCGGTGAGCGCGCGGAGCATCGTCTCGCGCTCGCCGCCCGGCTCGACGGCCACCAGCAGGTCCTCGGTCCCGGCCCGCAGGTCGCGGGTCGCGGCCCGCGCCAGACGCCGTCCGGCCGCCGTCACCTCGACGCGGTTGGACCGGCGGTCGAGATCGTCGACGCGGCGGAACAGCAGCGCCCGCCGCTCGAGGTCGTCGAGGTCGGCGACGATGCGGTTGCGGTCGTAGCCGATGGCGCCGACGATCTCGCGCTGCGTGCGGCCCGGCGGCTCGGCGGCGGCGCGCAGGACGGCGCACTGCCACGACGTCATGCCGTGACGACGCGCTACGGAGGACTCCAACGCGGCGAGCGCCTTGGCGAGCGGGAGCACCAGGCCGGCGAGGTCTTGGCCGGCCGTGCGCGTGACGGCCATGCCTCCAGCGTAGGCGAAGGGTCGGAAAGATGGCCTGACCTGTGTGTTTGCGGTCAGATCTCCTCGCCGGGCCGCACCGTCGATCCCGTGACCCGCAAGCCGTACTGGTCGATCACGTGACAGGCGTGATCCTTCTCGTCCGCATGCGTGCGGGCAGCGTTCTCGGCGGTGGTGTAGCGGGAGAAATCGCGGCTGGTCCACGGGCAGCTGGGACAGTGAGCACGATAACGAGCGGCGTCCACGCAGCAAGACGTTAGCTGCGGTGGCGCCGGCGCGCGCGCCGAACGGCTCAATGGGTGAGACGACGCTTTCGTTCCGGGCCGCACCATAAGGTATTGCGGAGTCCGCCGCCGGTCCTCGGGGCGGCAGAACAGGAGCGCGACGTGCCCGACCCCTCCGCCGACGAGCAGCCCGCCGCCCCCGTCCCCGCCCCCGTCCGCGAGCCGGCGCCGATCCCCGTCCGCGCGCAGATCCTGTCGACAGAGCACTGGAGCCTGCTGGCCACCCGGGGGCTGGCGTGGAGTGAGAGCTTCAGCCGGGCCAGTTGGTTCCTGACCGTCGTGTCGGCGACCGTCGTCGCCCTGGCGCTGGTCGCCGACAGCACCGACTTCGGCGCCGGGTTCCGCCTGTTCGCGCTCGTGCTGATGCCGCTCCTGGTCGTCATCGGCGTCGCCACCGTCATCCGCCTCGTCCAGCTCAACAGCGAGGACGTCGAGCTGGTCGCCGGCATGAACCGGCTGCGGCGCGGTTACCTCGACCTCGCACCGGAGCTGGAGGAGTACTTCATCACCGGCCACCGCGAGGACGTCGCCGGGATCATGCAGACCTACGGCGGACGCCACAGCCGCGTCCCGGCCGGCCAGTACCTCTCCAGCATCGCGCTGCTCGTCAGCGTCATCGTGTCCGTGCTGATCGGCGCGCTGGCCGGCCTGATCGCCGACGCGTTCGGCGCCGGCACCGTCGCGGCCGTCGTCGCCGGCATCCTGGCCGGAATCGTCGCCCTGGCCCTCCTCGTCCGCCTGGTCGTCCGCCAGGTCAACCGCACCTGGGACCGGCGCTGAATTCTGTCGTGACTGCCGGTTATGTCGCGTTGAGTTGGCATGATTCGACCCCGTACGATGCGGATCGTGCCGCCGAACGAGATCGATCCGCCGACCGTGCAGGCCGCCGGCGACCGTCTGGTCGCGGTCGCGCCCGAAGCCGACTACGCCTTGCCCGATGTCTACGGGCCCGATCTGGACGGCATGCGCAGCGAGGAGTCGGTCACCGACGCCCGCGTCAAGGCCGTCGAGGTGTTGCACGTCCTCCGCGACCGCGCCGACCACCAGGGCCGCCTCGATCTGGCCGCCTACAACGAGTACAAGGACATCTGACGCCGTGTGGTTCGAGAAGCCCGACCCGTTCGACCACGACGCCGATGTCTGGACCGAGCAGGCGACCGGGTTCGACAACGCCGCCGCGGCCGCAAGGTCCATCGCCGACGACACCGGCACCGCGGCCACCGAGGCGGTCTGGAAGGGCCCGATGCCCGAGGAGCGGCTGAACCGCATGCTCCAGCAGGCGCAGGACGCGGGGCGAACGGCCGACGCGCTGGCGAACATGGCCGACGCGTGCCGCACCATCGCCGGTGAGGCGGATAGCGCGACGACCGCCATCAACGAGATCCGGCGCGAGTGGGACGAGGGCACGCTGTTCGACCGCGCCGGTTCCGAGGGTGAGGCCGACGCCGTCCGCGGCGAGTTCGCCGAGCGGACCTCCACCGCGCGCACCTCGCTCGTCGACCTCGCCGACCAGCTGCAACCGGTGATCGACGCCGGCGACCCGCTGGACTACCTGTTCAGCCCCATCCAGACCCACGGCGGGCCGGACCTCGGCGAACAGCTCGACGCCGAGGCCGCCGGCGAGTACTTCGAGACCGGCAAGCTCATCGACCCGGCCCAGGTCGAGGAGATCGAGACCACCATCACCGGCCTCTCCGACGGGCAGGACCCGCCGGCGGACTGGAACGAGTGGGCCCGGACCAACGGCTACTCGCCCGACGAGGTGCAGGCCGCCCTCGACAACCTCGACGCCGACGAGCGCGCCGCCCTCGACCAGTGGCTCGGCGACAACAAGGGCGACCCCGACAACGAGCAGCCCGACCCCGGCCAGCCGGCCCTCGGGCTCAGCTCGTTCCTCACGCGGAACATGAGCACGGAGCAGATCGCGGAGTTCCACGAGGACGTGCCCAACCTCGAGCCGACGCTGCACGGCGACGCCGACGGCTGGGTCGACGGCGACGTCGACATGTCGGCGGACACCGACTTCACCAACGGCGGCAACGGCTTCACCGACATCGACCAGGGCGGTCTCGGCGACTGCGCCACGCTGGCCTCCATCGCCGCCGCCCAGGCCGCCGACCCGACCTTCCTCGAGCGCCACATCCAGGAGAACCCGAACGGCACCTACACCGTCACCCTGTACGACGAGGCCGGCAACCCCGTCGAGGTGACCGTCAACGGCTACATCCCGGCCGACGACGGCAACCCGGTGTACAACGGCGACGAGCTCGACGGCGAGCTGACCTGGGCGTCCATCTACGAGAAGGCCATGGCGCAGTACCAGGGCGGCAACTACGTCGAGATCGACGGCGCCTACACCCCGGACCGGCTGGCCACGACGATCGGCACCGGCAGCAACAACACCGAGCTGCCGCTGAGCTCGATCATCCCGCCGGAGCTGCTGCTCGCCCAGATGCAGCAGGCGTTCGAGGACGGCCGGCCGATCATCATGGGCGGCGGCGGCCACGCGTATTCTGTGGTCGGATTCGAGAACGGACAGGTTCTGGTGATGAATCCCTGGGGCGGCGACGGCAGCGTCGTCGCGATGACGCCCGAGCAGTTCAACTCCGGGCAGTTCCCCCGCCGGCCGACGACTGGCCCGACTTCACCTACGTGGCGGTGACCGAATGAGCGCACGACCGTTGGACGGCGGCGGGCTCGCCTCCGTGGCCGTCGACCTCGTCGAACCGCCGGCGGACGACCCGACCGTGCACACCCGCACGGCCAAGGCTCGCGTCGTCGCCGGCGCGCCCGCGGGCACGAACCTGTCGCTCATCCACATCACGCCGCCGACCAGCCAGCGGCCGTCGATCCAGGTGGGCTCCGCGCCCGACCGCGAGACCGCGCCGTGGGCGCACCTGACGACGACGGGGCTGTGGAAGGACGTCACGGTCGACGGCCAGCGGGCGAGGCTGACCTACCGCCTGGCCTGGAGCCCGACGCCGAAGCGGTCGCTGCAGAACGGGACCAAGGTCGCCGTCGTCTACACCGACGACGTCGCGGTGGGCGACACCGTCACCCACGGACCGCTCAGCTACGAGGTGCTCGGCATCAGCGACACCGGTGACGTCACCACCAGCCACGTCGACCTCGCGGTCCGGTTCGACCCGTCGGTCCCGCTCACCGAGGACACCCCCTGAGCTCGGCACACCGCCGGACCATCGCGGCGGCAGCCGTGACGGTGCTCGCGCTCGGCCTCGCCGGGTGCGGTGACGACGACCAGGGCGACGGGCCCGATCCGAGCGCGAGCCCGACCCTGGGCGAGGGTGAGATCCCCGACGGCGAGCCGACGTCGCCGACGACCGCCATCGAGCTGTGCGAACCCGACGTCGAGGGCGACACGATCCTCGACCGCTCCGACTTCGCGTTGATCGCCTGCGACGCCCCCGCGGGCAGCAACCTCTCCATCGTCCACGTCACCCCGCCGGCCGGCCAGGACATCTCCGTCCAGGCCCGGTCCGCGGCCGACGACGACGAGACACCGCGCGTCACCCTGCAGGCGACCGGCCTGTGGCCCGACGCCGGCACCGGCGCGACGACCATCGACGGCGAGACCGCCACCTTCGCGTACACGCTGTTCTGGTACGCCGAAGGCGCCTCCACCGACGACCGCGTCGAACAGGACTTCGCCGACGAGATCACGGCCGGCGACATCGTCACGCACGGGCCGCTCACCTACGAGGTCCTGGGCGTCACCGACAGCGGCGATCCGGAGACCAGCCACCTCGACCTCGCCGTCACGTTCGACCCTGCCGTCCCGCTGGAATGACCCGGGTCGCCCGGCCTGGTCGGCTCTTGACGGCGCGTTGGTAAAAGGTTTTACTTCGGCGTGTGACGACCACCTTGCGGGTCCTGTGCTGGGACCATCCCCGGTGCACCGGGCCGATGGCGGCGGCCGCGGCCGCCTACCGGGCGGTGCGTCCGGACGTCGTGGTGCGGTGCGAGGCCCGGCCGCTGGCGCTGTTCAACGACCAGCCGCCGTGGGAGCTCGGCGACGGCTACGACCTGGCGTTCGTGGACCATCCGATGACCGGCGCGGCGGCCGAACGGGGCGCCCTGGTGCCGCTGGACGCCGTCCTGCCGGCGGAGCGGCTGGCCCGCATCGCCGCGGACTCGCTCGGGCACGACGCCTACGCGTGGGGCGGGCGCCAGTGGGCGCTGAGCGTCGACGTCGCGTGCCAGGTCGCCGTGGTGCGGGCCGACCGGCTCGAGGTCGTGCCCCGGACCTGGGACGACGTGCTGGCGCTGGCCGGGCGGACGGCCGGTGCGGTCGCGCTGACGCTGGCCCCGGCGGACGCGCTGTGCACGCTGGTGTCGCTGTCGGCCAACGCGGCGCTCGCCGCGGGCGAGCCGGCCACCTGGCTGCGTCCGGAGGCCGTGGAGTTCCTCGTCGAGCTGGCCCGGCTGGCGCACCCGGTGTCGATCGGGCTGACGCCGCCGCGGCTGCTCGAGCACCTGGCCGGCGACGGCGGCATCGTCTACGCGCCGTTCGTCTTCGGCTACGCCGTCGCGGCCCGCGGCCCGCTGGTATTCACCGACGTCCCGGGTGTCGACGGGCACCCGCGCGGCGCGATCCTCGGCGGCGCCGGCCTGGCCGTGCTGCCGGGCGGGCGCCACGTCGCGGAGGCGGCGGCGTTCGCGGCCTGGTGCATGAGCGCCGACGTCCAGCGGACGGTGCTGCTGACGGCGGGCGGGCAGCCGGGGCACGGGGCGGTCTGGGACGACCCCGCGTCGGGCGCGTTCTTCCGCGACATCCGCCGCAGCCTGGCGCAGGCGTACGTCCGGCCGCGCGACCCCTGGTGGCCGGCCTATCACCGGGTGGCCGGCGGGCTGCTGGCCGAGGCGCTGCGGGACGGCGACGGTGCCGCGTCGATCCACCGCCGGCTGGCCGATCTGGCCGACCGGCACCGCGAGGGGGTGCCCAGTGAGGCTCATGCGGCACCGACGGCGAGGCGGGGCCGAAGGTCCCGCCGAGTCGTCGGTCGAGACCGAACGCCGACTGGTGGGAAGGAGACATCGCTGCATGGGCCGATCGACTGATGTCACAGTGACCGCGCGCTGGGCCGTCGACGTCGACGACCTCGTCGCGGAGGTCGCGCCGGGCGCGCGCGTCGGCGTCAGCGGCTTCCACTTCACCCGGGCCCCGGTCGCGGCGCTGCTGGCGCTGGCCGACGCCGGCATTCGCGACTTGCACTACGTGGCGTGGGGCGGCGGGCTGCCGCTGGAGAT is from Jiangella alkaliphila and encodes:
- a CDS encoding MarR family transcriptional regulator, with translation MAVTRTAGQDLAGLVLPLAKALAALESSVARRHGMTSWQCAVLRAAAEPPGRTQREIVGAIGYDRNRIVADLDDLERRALLFRRVDDLDRRSNRVEVTAAGRRLARAATRDLRAGTEDLLVAVEPGGERETMLRALTALRDRCADDAWSRAWLRP
- a CDS encoding extracellular solute-binding protein, which codes for MTTTLRVLCWDHPRCTGPMAAAAAAYRAVRPDVVVRCEARPLALFNDQPPWELGDGYDLAFVDHPMTGAAAERGALVPLDAVLPAERLARIAADSLGHDAYAWGGRQWALSVDVACQVAVVRADRLEVVPRTWDDVLALAGRTAGAVALTLAPADALCTLVSLSANAALAAGEPATWLRPEAVEFLVELARLAHPVSIGLTPPRLLEHLAGDGGIVYAPFVFGYAVAARGPLVFTDVPGVDGHPRGAILGGAGLAVLPGGRHVAEAAAFAAWCMSADVQRTVLLTAGGQPGHGAVWDDPASGAFFRDIRRSLAQAYVRPRDPWWPAYHRVAGGLLAEALRDGDGAASIHRRLADLADRHREGVPSEAHAAPTARRGRRSRRVVGRDRTPTGGKETSLHGPID
- a CDS encoding UBP-type zinc finger domain-containing protein, which translates into the protein MRTCTHLDTVAEVTPSGAGCDECLRDGGRWVHLRLCMACGHVGCCNSSPGKHATAHAHDHADHPIIRSYEPGEDWWYCYADELTFELEGQQPAPSHP
- a CDS encoding beta-ketoacyl-ACP synthase III, yielding MTGSRVVAVGHHQPDRVLTNAELATMVDTSDEWIRSRVGIETRHIAADDETVDAMAAQAAAKALANAGLAPTDIDYLVVATCTAIDRSPNMAARVAQRLGMTTPAAIDVNTACSGFTHALATADHAIRAGAATRALVIGSEKLTDFTDWTDRSTCVLVGDGAGAVVLVAADEAEVGPVTWGSVPEMSNAVRIEGRPGTFGQEGQAVFRWATTELPRIARLVCERSGVAPEDLGGVVLHQANLRIIEPLAKRLGAVNAVVARDVVESGNTSAASIPIALSKLVERREVPAGAPVLLFGFGGGLSYAGLVIRCP
- a CDS encoding OsmC family protein codes for the protein MTRHQYTTTVRWTGNQGTGTASYRGYSRSHDLVADGRPVLAASSDPAFRGEADRWNPELLFVAALSECHLLQYLHLCAVAGVVVTGYEDTAGGTMETTPDGGGAFTEVVLRPVVTVADASMVEQAVALHERAHELCFLASSVRMPVRHEPTVVAG
- a CDS encoding carboxypeptidase regulatory-like domain-containing protein; this translates as MNTSFGRRLRCTLGTVAALAAAGGALAVPASGLEVDTTPVAPDVRMRAFDPSDFADRAAQLPAGLTEAVRRDLGQSPEEYLATAAAARLAGEVVGSLGDVVRSAWLDGQTLHVAVTDRGAAIVARTAGAQVQVGDVLTDALSAARAQDKLAYIDREDERVVAVGAEVRGEPVGQVRLSARSDDDHRGGAGAAVRGPLADYHCSTAFAGADADGEPLLLTAGHCGTQGSGVDELAPDAPLSGGPVMWPGLIGDPLGEYVPDSVTFGDGHDAALISVDGDVRPEVAGWSPGAGDEPALAVHDSIGAVTGAPVCAAGVASGWTCGHVLDAQTTVPVSGQSVTGFLFDACVLPGDSGGAVTVGTYALGLSSGSTWPGPSCADGDPAAAGDDLSVGYALTGAASVESLYGSDWELAVRVGEPEVTAPADDATTGPTPTITGTADAAAGATVTVRIEDGPELAAPVGPTGRWSVPVAEPLEPGHHSYTATTSLRPATGDRAVTSDEATGEFEVAEQAGLGVSWPAPGHVSPDGRLAFEGTGQPGAGVSLTVGGEELARTTVGDDGTWSLRAEPARPAGRFDAVLTQELDAAADMDSAGTAAASPGAGTGESGGSETGAGSDAEAAASVTVADVGVAPRAPVVSAPLGRISVTDAGTLSGAGIPGAAVTVRVADAEADVTAAPELHAEAGADGAWTLRLDAPLPAGRHVVVATQAVDDLTSEPSDPVVLDVAATARTSGGIDGGTAPSDDDGLPGGVLAAAAGILVAGAAVAGAIAWRRRRTAA
- a CDS encoding C2 family cysteine protease; protein product: MWFEKPDPFDHDADVWTEQATGFDNAAAAARSIADDTGTAATEAVWKGPMPEERLNRMLQQAQDAGRTADALANMADACRTIAGEADSATTAINEIRREWDEGTLFDRAGSEGEADAVRGEFAERTSTARTSLVDLADQLQPVIDAGDPLDYLFSPIQTHGGPDLGEQLDAEAAGEYFETGKLIDPAQVEEIETTITGLSDGQDPPADWNEWARTNGYSPDEVQAALDNLDADERAALDQWLGDNKGDPDNEQPDPGQPALGLSSFLTRNMSTEQIAEFHEDVPNLEPTLHGDADGWVDGDVDMSADTDFTNGGNGFTDIDQGGLGDCATLASIAAAQAADPTFLERHIQENPNGTYTVTLYDEAGNPVEVTVNGYIPADDGNPVYNGDELDGELTWASIYEKAMAQYQGGNYVEIDGAYTPDRLATTIGTGSNNTELPLSSIIPPELLLAQMQQAFEDGRPIIMGGGGHAYSVVGFENGQVLVMNPWGGDGSVVAMTPEQFNSGQFPRRPTTGPTSPTWR
- a CDS encoding GNAT family N-acetyltransferase, with the protein product MFRPLTRADFPLLHRWLDRPHVARWWNHETTPEALERDFGGTTDGTEPGEDLLALVDGAPVGLVQRSRLADFAEYEDEFAALTEVPDGAVTIDYLVGDPARVGRGLGTEMIRAVVVDTWAIRSDVPAVLVAVVAANTASWRALEKAGFGRVAEGPMEPDNPADDPLHFVYRIDRPATGSG
- a CDS encoding aminoglycoside phosphotransferase family protein, with product MTAAELRDWIVADFGVVPGEVTPVGHGADAAAAVWMVRAGDTRYAVKWSGGGSAAGLLLPDRLASLGVDGVPAPVRALDGGLWSERDGRRLSLQPWVSDVRAVDAGLSPGQWTAFGALLARVHAVSAADVVARELPVEEHRPDAVLAATAAVTARLAGDGSGDDLVRGLAAAWRDGVELLGALTVQAAVLGARLRDRPARAVVCHTDAHLGNVLAGDDDAVWLIDWDDATLAPPERDLMFVVGGLPGYAPVGEWELGRFAEGYGAVDVDPDRLSYYRTVRALADLTEFAAELLDPAGDRADREFALRIVRAELTGAGLAALAVGAA